From one Streptomyces chromofuscus genomic stretch:
- a CDS encoding ATP-binding protein gives MDAAKTKHLSEELEAYAHWFVAPDPAAGGHFLAVTLFAEFDDTARVAREVTAMFLVGAGAGELVDDAQLIVSELVANVVNHTVPDRHLARPGSCRRIDVTFKKYPKWVFIGVSDEDSTPPLLPAGEAFPAALVGELSEAVLPDSGRGLLIAQRLATSVWWSPEERGGKTVWCRFDLDEPGVRPD, from the coding sequence ATGGACGCGGCAAAGACCAAGCACCTGAGCGAGGAGCTGGAGGCATACGCTCACTGGTTCGTAGCGCCGGACCCGGCTGCGGGCGGGCATTTTCTGGCGGTCACCCTGTTCGCCGAGTTCGACGACACTGCGCGGGTCGCGCGTGAAGTGACGGCGATGTTCCTTGTGGGCGCCGGCGCGGGTGAACTCGTAGACGACGCTCAGCTGATCGTCTCGGAGTTGGTGGCGAACGTCGTGAACCACACCGTTCCTGATCGGCACCTCGCTCGACCCGGTAGCTGTCGCCGTATCGACGTGACCTTCAAGAAGTACCCGAAGTGGGTCTTCATCGGTGTCTCCGACGAGGACTCGACACCGCCACTGCTTCCGGCGGGTGAGGCGTTCCCTGCCGCTCTGGTCGGTGAGCTGTCGGAGGCAGTCCTGCCGGACAGCGGTCGTGGGCTGCTCATCGCTCAGCGGCTCGCCACGTCGGTCTGGTGGTCGCCGGAAGAACGTGGCGGCAAAACCGTGTGGTGCCGCTTCGACCTTGACGAGCCGGGCGTTCGCCCGGATTGA
- a CDS encoding sporulation protein produces MSREPNAQLIAVMDEAKVSNKGLAKRMKDDAARRGISLGTTHVAVQRWRDGAGIKPETAAIMADVLSANLDRRVTPGDLGFFDQTRPTIPEPIGYPSTVPEALSMLDGLAQERADVTASDPLNIADTDLSSAVLSWMIARPDGVQADRPAHQRVGMRDVRAIRDAASMFMQLDFKYGGGHGHKALRHYFRHEVLPLLNASYSEKVGMALFGAAAEVSQLLAWTAYDVGNHRLAHRYLTSTLRLSQVIDDRMFGSRILGNLSHQANYLSNHTHAIQLARAAVEGAKGRATPRAMANYWAMEARALSNAGDRPGAAEAMKQAEGHFERADSADDPAWLSYFDDAELLGEFCHCFRDLKMRREAVEHAQRAVDSTDPQYARTLGFCRMVLAQSQLLNGELEAAVTTASLAVDGGDSLQSSRFQRYVTDFQAEVSAHATHPTVIAFNEQVSEALARLDDEDE; encoded by the coding sequence ATGAGCCGAGAACCGAACGCCCAGTTGATCGCGGTCATGGACGAAGCGAAGGTCTCCAACAAAGGGCTGGCCAAGCGGATGAAAGACGATGCCGCCCGGCGAGGGATCAGTCTCGGGACCACACACGTCGCTGTGCAACGCTGGCGAGACGGCGCCGGCATCAAGCCGGAGACGGCAGCGATCATGGCCGACGTTCTGAGCGCCAACCTGGACCGCCGTGTCACGCCGGGTGATCTTGGCTTCTTCGACCAAACCCGGCCGACGATCCCAGAGCCGATCGGCTACCCGAGCACCGTCCCCGAGGCCCTGTCGATGCTGGACGGCCTTGCCCAGGAGCGCGCCGACGTCACGGCCTCAGACCCACTGAACATTGCGGACACCGACCTCAGCTCTGCCGTCCTGTCATGGATGATCGCCCGACCCGACGGCGTCCAGGCCGACAGGCCCGCACACCAACGAGTCGGCATGCGCGACGTCCGCGCGATCAGGGACGCCGCTTCGATGTTCATGCAGCTCGACTTCAAGTACGGCGGCGGCCACGGTCACAAGGCATTACGCCACTACTTCCGCCACGAGGTCCTTCCCTTACTGAACGCGAGCTACAGCGAGAAGGTGGGCATGGCGCTGTTCGGGGCCGCCGCCGAGGTCTCCCAGTTACTCGCATGGACCGCCTACGACGTCGGCAACCACCGGCTCGCTCACCGCTACCTCACGTCCACACTGCGGCTGTCTCAAGTCATCGATGACCGCATGTTCGGGTCGCGCATCCTGGGCAACCTGAGCCACCAAGCCAACTATTTGAGCAACCACACCCACGCCATCCAGCTTGCCCGCGCAGCCGTCGAGGGCGCCAAAGGCCGAGCCACCCCCCGAGCCATGGCGAACTACTGGGCCATGGAAGCCCGCGCCCTCTCCAACGCCGGCGACCGGCCAGGGGCAGCCGAGGCGATGAAGCAAGCAGAAGGACACTTCGAGCGGGCCGACAGCGCCGACGACCCGGCATGGCTCAGCTACTTCGATGACGCCGAACTCTTGGGCGAGTTCTGCCACTGCTTCCGGGACCTCAAGATGCGCCGGGAAGCAGTCGAGCATGCACAGCGCGCCGTCGACAGCACCGATCCGCAGTACGCCCGCACGCTGGGCTTCTGCCGCATGGTGCTCGCTCAGAGCCAGCTGTTGAACGGAGAACTGGAAGCCGCCGTCACCACTGCGAGTCTTGCCGTGGACGGCGGCGACTCCCTCCAGTCCTCCCGCTTCCAGCGCTACGTCACCGACTTCCAGGCCGAGGTCAGCGCACACGCCACTCACCCCACCGTCATCGCCTTCAACGAGCAGGTCAGCGAAGCTCTCGCCCGCCTGGACGACGAGGACGAGTAA
- a CDS encoding phosphotransferase enzyme family protein: MAVDAARSEEGFTSARATRVMSAACRAAGLDDRGAELIRLGENALFRLAAAPVIVRVARGEPWLPKARVEVAVARWLAAEGFPASRPVDGLEQPFLIDGHPVTFWRLIVEGDRKATYGELGGILRDLHSMRVPAGLELPAFDPFDKQELRISKAPIPDDDRVFLRKRWQELRGQFEELRFETPKGPVHGDAHVQNLMVNDRDEVILIDFEAFCFDHPEWDLMVTAVEHHSLGWQTDEQYADFVRAYGRDLYDWHGYDTLRRLQEFGMTTWLMQNVQESEETAAEYRRRIAGLRDDDAPRDWRPW, from the coding sequence ATGGCGGTTGACGCTGCTCGATCGGAAGAGGGGTTCACGTCGGCTAGGGCTACGCGTGTGATGAGTGCCGCGTGCCGGGCTGCGGGACTCGATGACAGAGGCGCTGAGCTGATCCGACTGGGAGAGAACGCGCTGTTCCGACTGGCCGCGGCGCCGGTGATCGTTCGAGTGGCTCGGGGCGAACCGTGGTTGCCGAAGGCCCGTGTCGAGGTGGCTGTTGCCAGGTGGCTAGCTGCAGAGGGGTTTCCGGCGTCCCGACCTGTTGATGGCCTGGAGCAGCCCTTCCTGATCGACGGACACCCGGTGACCTTCTGGCGCCTCATCGTCGAGGGCGACCGCAAGGCCACCTACGGCGAACTGGGCGGCATCCTGAGGGACCTGCACTCCATGAGGGTGCCCGCAGGCCTTGAATTGCCTGCCTTCGATCCCTTCGACAAGCAAGAGCTGCGGATCAGTAAGGCGCCGATTCCGGACGATGACCGGGTCTTCCTCCGCAAGCGCTGGCAGGAGCTGCGCGGCCAGTTCGAGGAGTTGAGGTTCGAGACCCCAAAAGGGCCGGTGCACGGTGATGCCCACGTGCAGAACCTCATGGTGAACGATCGGGATGAGGTGATCCTGATCGACTTCGAGGCCTTCTGCTTCGATCATCCGGAGTGGGACCTGATGGTCACTGCGGTCGAGCATCACAGCCTTGGGTGGCAGACCGATGAGCAGTACGCGGACTTCGTGCGGGCGTACGGGCGGGACCTGTACGACTGGCACGGCTACGACACGCTCCGGCGGCTTCAGGAGTTCGGCATGACGACGTGGCTCATGCAGAACGTGCAGGAGAGCGAGGAGACGGCTGCTGAGTACCGTCGGCGCATCGCCGGCTTGCGCGACGACGATGCGCCGCGTGATTGGCGTCCTTGGTAG
- a CDS encoding DUF2510 domain-containing protein, which translates to MARKKVWITYPDEAQLGRSRDDDGAQSPNLYVPGSKGVKGQVKIYDVNEPSIVTQIATDVLSHVIERAVDRAIDEVWLHAKSWWNDRKSKRKSAAPSKSRVRGLFEPAPAAPAGWYVDRFDATQLRYWDGVAWTNRFAPTRRTAATPAPVATTSHAPATQPLEESRIIMSSAEWQELVLAWLKAGAIGEELWRRISTACIKDADAATLESQRKMEKLTARQGADRIRLMLESNSSLRDEGALAEFMKLFGSGRNADFEDARLRNAEMKEAPRLTEGEL; encoded by the coding sequence ATGGCTAGAAAAAAGGTCTGGATTACATATCCAGACGAAGCCCAGCTTGGGCGATCAAGAGACGATGATGGAGCACAGAGCCCAAATCTTTATGTTCCTGGATCGAAAGGGGTCAAGGGGCAGGTCAAGATTTATGACGTGAATGAACCCTCGATAGTCACCCAGATTGCCACTGACGTGCTTTCTCATGTCATTGAGAGGGCTGTTGACAGGGCCATCGATGAGGTTTGGCTGCACGCCAAGAGTTGGTGGAACGATAGAAAGTCGAAGCGGAAGAGTGCCGCCCCATCGAAATCGAGGGTAAGGGGGTTGTTCGAACCGGCCCCGGCGGCACCGGCTGGCTGGTACGTCGACAGATTCGATGCGACACAGCTGCGCTACTGGGATGGGGTCGCGTGGACCAACCGCTTCGCGCCGACACGTAGAACTGCGGCCACGCCCGCGCCGGTAGCAACGACTTCCCACGCGCCAGCAACGCAGCCGCTCGAAGAGTCCAGAATCATTATGAGCAGCGCAGAGTGGCAGGAGCTTGTCCTTGCGTGGCTGAAGGCTGGGGCAATCGGGGAAGAGTTGTGGAGGCGCATATCCACTGCTTGCATCAAAGATGCCGACGCTGCGACTCTGGAATCTCAGCGTAAGATGGAGAAGCTCACGGCTCGGCAAGGTGCGGATCGAATCAGGTTGATGCTGGAATCAAATTCTTCTTTGCGTGACGAAGGTGCACTAGCGGAGTTCATGAAGCTCTTTGGTAGCGGTCGAAACGCTGATTTCGAGGATGCGCGGTTGCGAAACGCGGAGATGAAAGAGGCGCCACGCTTGACTGAGGGTGAGTTATAG
- a CDS encoding class I SAM-dependent DNA methyltransferase, which produces MTTTEARRLVDKLWSYCHVLRDDGVSTIDYVEQLTLLVFLKMAHEAQSRPPMFREQIMPEGSVWEGRGWPELLKNDGAALETAYAELLEDLGNQRKDTTFHLIFNGARNRIHDPAKLKRLVKDLIDKESWSGQKTDIKGDAYEELLSRGAEDIKSGAGQYFTPRALIQAIIDCVRPTPDDKITDPACGTGGFLLAAAEYILHEYGNQLTPEQRKHLSSGGIWGTELVRNTARLAAMNLFLHGIGHPTGPALVRTRDALAAPPDKRASLVLANPPFGKKSSITVYGDDGSAAREAIAYERRDFWVTTTNKQLNFVQHIASLLEIHGRAAVVVPDNVLFEGGAGETIRRRLLNEYDVHTLLRLPTGIFYAGGVKANVLFFERKPARPNQPWTEKLWVYDFRTAQHFTLKQNPLTRAHLEDFVQCFQPDDRSKRVESERFKAFTYEELVARDKANLDITWLRDPSLDDADNLPAPEILAAEIVEDLQAALEEFAAIADTLQQVRSNGMPVPNASGDPNLTHTPPSEGPTN; this is translated from the coding sequence GTGACCACCACCGAGGCCCGTCGGCTCGTCGACAAGCTCTGGAGCTACTGCCACGTCCTGCGTGACGACGGCGTATCCACCATCGACTACGTCGAGCAGTTGACGCTTCTCGTGTTCCTCAAGATGGCGCACGAGGCACAGTCCCGCCCCCCGATGTTTCGCGAGCAGATCATGCCCGAGGGCTCGGTCTGGGAGGGCCGTGGCTGGCCCGAGCTGCTGAAGAACGACGGTGCCGCCCTCGAAACCGCCTACGCCGAACTCCTCGAAGACCTCGGCAACCAGCGCAAGGACACCACCTTCCACCTGATCTTCAACGGGGCCCGTAACCGCATCCACGACCCCGCCAAGCTCAAGCGCTTGGTCAAGGACCTGATCGACAAGGAGAGCTGGTCGGGTCAGAAGACCGACATCAAGGGCGACGCCTACGAGGAACTGCTGTCCCGTGGCGCGGAGGACATCAAGTCCGGCGCGGGCCAGTACTTCACCCCGCGGGCGCTGATCCAGGCCATCATCGACTGCGTCCGTCCGACCCCAGACGACAAGATCACCGACCCCGCCTGCGGAACCGGCGGCTTCCTGCTGGCCGCCGCCGAGTACATCCTCCACGAGTACGGCAACCAGCTCACCCCCGAGCAGCGCAAGCACCTCAGTAGCGGCGGCATCTGGGGCACTGAGCTGGTCCGGAACACTGCGCGCCTCGCCGCGATGAACCTCTTCCTGCACGGTATCGGCCACCCCACCGGACCGGCCCTGGTCCGCACCCGGGACGCCCTCGCCGCCCCGCCAGACAAGCGCGCGAGTCTGGTACTGGCCAACCCGCCCTTCGGTAAGAAGTCGTCCATCACCGTCTACGGCGACGACGGTTCCGCCGCCCGCGAGGCGATCGCCTACGAGCGCCGCGACTTCTGGGTCACCACGACCAACAAACAGCTCAACTTCGTGCAGCACATCGCCTCGCTGCTGGAGATCCACGGCCGCGCTGCGGTCGTCGTCCCCGACAATGTCCTCTTCGAGGGCGGCGCGGGCGAGACCATCCGCCGGCGCCTGCTGAACGAGTACGACGTCCACACCCTGCTCCGCCTGCCCACCGGCATCTTCTACGCGGGCGGCGTCAAGGCCAACGTGCTGTTCTTCGAGCGCAAGCCGGCCCGCCCGAACCAACCGTGGACGGAGAAGCTGTGGGTTTACGACTTCCGTACGGCCCAGCACTTCACGCTCAAGCAGAACCCGCTCACGCGGGCCCACCTCGAAGACTTCGTACAGTGCTTCCAGCCTGACGACCGCTCCAAGCGGGTGGAGTCGGAACGCTTCAAGGCGTTCACGTACGAGGAACTGGTCGCCCGCGACAAGGCGAACCTCGACATCACCTGGCTCCGTGACCCGAGCCTCGACGACGCCGACAACCTCCCCGCGCCGGAGATCCTGGCTGCCGAGATCGTCGAAGACCTCCAGGCCGCCCTGGAGGAGTTCGCTGCAATTGCAGACACGCTCCAACAGGTGCGGAGTAACGGAATGCCTGTACCGAACGCATCCGGAGACCCGAACCTGACTCACACTCCTCCCTCCGAGGGGCCGACCAATTAG
- a CDS encoding restriction endonuclease subunit S yields MSEGGIPSGVPKGWVRVRLDEVAEVRLGRQRSPKNHSGTQMRPYLRAANVDWNGLKLDDVKEMNFTDDEVAVYGLKKGDIVLSEASGSASEVGKPAIWNDQIPNCCLQNTLIRVRSYGVDPQYLLHFLRSEAMRGAFVEHSRGVGIHHIGAARLAAWQVPVPPLKEQRRIVAALEEQLSRLDAAAGSAAQVRSKLLAYKASREREIVPSPQAGAAEQPLPGEWRMVRLSDISHSSGYGTSTKCGYDGAGGAVLRIPNIQSGTINTADLKYALDADLDLDAYKVSAGDLLVVRTNGSRDLIGRVAVSREDTDYAFASYLIRFKIKTDDAFPDWVSRILSTRPWRQLIESAAASTAGQYNLNLKKLGSLPIPLPPLEEQRSLTVALDEIDASVRRLTSAVDDASLKGEALRRSLLAEAFAGRLIPQDPADEPADALLDRIRAECEAAGATKSRRRSPRRAPAQRKRTPDTAPVPDAPPPPPADAPALATATQPTLDLEIPS; encoded by the coding sequence GTGAGCGAGGGCGGTATTCCTTCGGGGGTTCCGAAGGGGTGGGTCCGGGTTCGGCTGGATGAGGTCGCTGAGGTGCGGCTCGGTCGACAGCGGTCGCCCAAGAATCACTCCGGCACGCAAATGCGGCCGTATCTGCGGGCTGCGAATGTGGACTGGAATGGGCTCAAGCTTGACGACGTGAAGGAAATGAACTTCACGGATGACGAGGTTGCTGTCTACGGTTTGAAGAAGGGGGACATCGTACTGAGTGAGGCATCTGGTAGCGCCTCCGAGGTCGGTAAGCCCGCTATCTGGAACGATCAAATCCCCAACTGCTGCTTGCAGAACACGCTGATCAGGGTCCGGAGCTACGGTGTCGATCCGCAGTATCTGCTGCATTTTTTGCGCAGCGAGGCGATGCGCGGAGCCTTCGTTGAACACTCACGCGGCGTGGGCATCCACCACATCGGAGCCGCGAGGCTTGCGGCATGGCAGGTGCCGGTGCCTCCGCTGAAGGAGCAGCGGCGCATCGTTGCCGCGCTCGAAGAGCAACTGTCGCGGCTCGACGCGGCAGCAGGTAGTGCTGCCCAGGTGCGCAGTAAATTGCTGGCGTACAAGGCGAGTCGCGAACGTGAGATTGTGCCGTCCCCGCAAGCTGGTGCGGCAGAGCAGCCGCTTCCAGGCGAATGGCGAATGGTGCGGCTCAGTGACATCTCGCACTCATCCGGTTACGGCACATCCACGAAGTGCGGTTACGATGGCGCAGGCGGCGCAGTTTTGCGTATTCCCAATATTCAGAGTGGAACCATCAACACCGCAGACCTGAAGTATGCGCTGGATGCAGACCTTGACCTAGACGCGTACAAGGTAAGTGCTGGGGACTTGCTCGTTGTTCGTACAAACGGAAGCAGAGACCTGATCGGACGCGTGGCGGTATCGCGTGAGGATACTGACTACGCCTTTGCATCTTATTTGATCCGCTTTAAGATCAAGACGGATGATGCTTTCCCTGATTGGGTTTCCAGGATTCTTTCCACCCGCCCTTGGCGGCAGCTCATCGAGTCAGCAGCGGCTTCAACAGCGGGACAGTACAACCTCAACTTGAAGAAGTTGGGCTCGCTGCCGATTCCGTTGCCCCCGCTTGAAGAACAGCGTTCGCTCACTGTCGCGCTGGATGAGATCGACGCATCAGTTCGGCGCCTTACCAGTGCAGTCGACGACGCTTCGCTGAAAGGCGAGGCGCTCCGCCGCTCTCTCCTTGCCGAAGCATTCGCCGGCCGCCTCATCCCCCAGGACCCCGCCGACGAGCCCGCCGACGCCCTGCTCGACCGCATCCGCGCCGAGTGTGAGGCGGCCGGAGCGACCAAGTCCCGGCGCCGAAGCCCTCGCCGGGCGCCCGCCCAGCGCAAGCGCACGCCGGACACCGCACCCGTACCGGACGCACCTCCGCCGCCCCCGGCCGACGCTCCCGCCCTCGCCACCGCCACCCAGCCCACCCTTGACCTGGAGATCCCCTCGTGA
- a CDS encoding DEAD/DEAH box helicase family protein, with the protein MANAGQDDEKKVAWLAARSSNFGHLIGYEPLLVTLGCAAESYVHTDPHAAMVKARLYGEVMTRHLVTLLGITVPGPRQVDRINALTKAGVLVPQVRAWFEAIRTTGNRAVHEYYANVREALQSVEMCFRLGDWLHRSLDQSDTTHRVFLAPAPPSAAPAPATIADQHELEQLRAELDAYRRRLEEARLRYDGKQSRLERERAAREQAEAELARAEAERAALHDLIAELSEKITELTTPALESRSAARPLDGASQRDEFIAHAQKAARPPMSEAQVRAELDCILEKAGWTVQDEKAKNLFAGRGVAVREVSTAVGRADYLLYVDQRLVGVIEAKREGADLEAAMQQAARYATGLTRSQQLSAWRASLPFRYVADGNTVRFHNDLDPSPRTRDVFAVHRPDTIARWVEEADADPAAPTLRARMRRLPQTFLDPEDLRPAQVTAIKGLERSLAKDDPRALIQMATGAGKTYTVVSESYRLLKHASAKRVLFLVDRNNLGSQAATEFENFDTPDDGRKFTELYVVQRLAGDTVLGSAHVVVSTVQRLWLALTGQAVPSADDDNEALDRYDLVDEPVTVSYNPALPPESFDLIVVDECHRSIYGKWRAVLEYFDAHLVGLTATPVKQTFGFFFQNLVSEYPYEQAVADGVNVDFDVFRIRTELGENGSTIPAETVVPMRERKTRRERYQELEEDLEWKASQLGRQVISRGQLKLVIETFRKHLFTDIFPPVGEGDVQRARTHVPKTLIFAVDDNHADEIVQTVRQVFGEGDDFCMKITHAAKRPAELIKAFRNSPELRIAVTVDMIATGTDIPPLECVFFLRDVKSWAYFEQMKGRGSRTVDPAEFQAVTPDAEVKERFVIVDAVGVTDSPRVDARPLNRVSERKIPLERLMAKTAGLAMTEDEVATLAGRLARLDRQLTPEEREEVEELAGQPLREIVGGLVRSVDPDQQERARRIGGEKQVRQDMLDALKPIASNGELRDRLLSMRRAHDIVIDEVSVDEVKEARGITAEELAIRRVSSWQQYLKDHRDEIAALSLAFGERRDPKEVYRRLRDLARKIERPPFQWTPARLYDAYVQLGKASRHPRGAAGVVDLIGLLRFELGLDQEVRPYRALVEERYAAWRARQEQAGAVFTPDQAWWLDRIVDVIATDAAIEPEHLKDVPFIERGGVDGFLRDFGADRGAEILNELGRELGA; encoded by the coding sequence ATGGCCAACGCCGGACAGGACGATGAAAAGAAGGTCGCCTGGCTGGCGGCACGTTCGTCCAACTTCGGTCACCTGATCGGGTACGAGCCCTTGCTGGTGACGCTCGGCTGTGCCGCGGAGTCATACGTCCACACCGATCCCCACGCCGCCATGGTGAAGGCCCGTCTCTATGGCGAGGTCATGACCCGGCACTTGGTCACGCTTCTCGGCATCACCGTGCCGGGGCCCCGGCAGGTGGACCGGATCAACGCCCTCACCAAGGCGGGCGTCCTTGTCCCGCAGGTGCGGGCCTGGTTCGAGGCGATCCGCACCACGGGCAACCGGGCCGTCCACGAGTACTACGCCAACGTCCGTGAAGCACTTCAGTCCGTGGAGATGTGCTTCCGTCTCGGCGACTGGCTGCACCGTTCCCTCGACCAGTCCGACACCACCCACCGGGTCTTCCTTGCGCCCGCGCCGCCCTCCGCCGCGCCCGCGCCCGCGACCATCGCCGACCAGCACGAGCTGGAGCAGCTGCGCGCCGAGCTTGACGCCTACCGCCGTCGGCTGGAGGAGGCCCGGCTCCGTTACGACGGCAAGCAGAGCCGCCTGGAGCGCGAGCGGGCCGCCCGCGAGCAGGCCGAGGCGGAACTGGCCCGTGCGGAGGCCGAGCGGGCCGCGCTGCACGACCTGATCGCCGAACTGAGTGAGAAGATCACCGAACTGACGACTCCGGCCCTGGAGTCCCGTTCGGCCGCTCGCCCGCTGGACGGGGCCTCCCAGCGTGACGAGTTTATCGCGCACGCCCAGAAGGCCGCCCGTCCGCCCATGAGCGAGGCACAGGTACGTGCCGAGCTCGACTGCATCCTGGAGAAGGCGGGCTGGACTGTCCAGGACGAGAAGGCCAAGAACCTCTTCGCGGGCCGTGGCGTCGCCGTCCGGGAGGTCTCCACTGCCGTCGGCCGCGCCGACTACCTTCTCTACGTCGACCAGCGACTGGTCGGCGTCATAGAGGCCAAGCGGGAGGGCGCCGACCTGGAGGCCGCTATGCAGCAGGCCGCCCGCTACGCCACCGGGCTTACCCGCAGCCAGCAGCTCAGCGCCTGGCGCGCCAGCCTGCCCTTTCGGTACGTCGCCGACGGCAACACCGTCCGCTTCCACAATGACCTCGACCCCTCGCCGCGTACCCGTGACGTCTTCGCCGTGCACCGCCCGGACACGATCGCGCGCTGGGTCGAGGAGGCCGACGCCGATCCCGCTGCACCGACCCTGCGGGCCCGGATGCGCCGTCTGCCGCAGACCTTTCTCGATCCGGAGGATCTGCGCCCGGCCCAGGTGACGGCGATCAAGGGTTTGGAGCGGTCCCTGGCCAAGGACGACCCCCGTGCCCTGATCCAGATGGCGACCGGCGCTGGCAAGACCTACACCGTGGTCAGCGAAAGCTACCGGCTGCTCAAGCACGCCAGCGCCAAGCGCGTCCTCTTCCTTGTCGACCGCAACAACCTCGGCAGCCAGGCTGCCACCGAGTTCGAGAACTTTGACACCCCGGACGACGGCCGCAAGTTCACCGAGCTGTACGTCGTGCAGCGCCTCGCGGGCGACACCGTCCTCGGCTCCGCGCACGTCGTGGTGTCCACGGTGCAGCGGCTGTGGCTAGCCCTGACGGGCCAGGCGGTGCCGAGCGCCGACGACGACAACGAGGCCCTGGACCGCTACGACCTCGTCGACGAGCCCGTGACGGTCAGTTACAACCCGGCCCTGCCACCGGAGTCCTTCGATCTGATCGTCGTCGACGAGTGCCACCGCTCCATCTACGGCAAGTGGCGCGCGGTCCTGGAGTACTTCGACGCCCACCTGGTCGGCCTCACCGCCACCCCGGTCAAGCAGACCTTCGGCTTCTTCTTCCAGAACCTGGTGAGCGAGTACCCCTACGAGCAGGCCGTCGCCGACGGCGTCAACGTCGACTTCGACGTCTTCCGCATCCGTACGGAACTGGGCGAGAACGGCAGCACGATCCCCGCCGAGACGGTCGTGCCGATGCGAGAGCGGAAGACCCGGAGGGAGCGTTACCAGGAGCTTGAGGAGGACCTGGAGTGGAAGGCGTCCCAGCTGGGCCGCCAGGTCATCAGCAGGGGGCAGCTGAAACTCGTCATTGAGACCTTCCGCAAGCACCTGTTCACCGACATCTTCCCGCCGGTCGGGGAGGGCGACGTACAGCGGGCTCGCACGCATGTGCCTAAGACCCTGATCTTCGCTGTGGACGACAACCACGCCGACGAGATCGTCCAGACCGTGCGGCAGGTCTTCGGCGAGGGTGACGACTTCTGCATGAAGATCACACACGCGGCGAAGCGGCCGGCGGAACTGATCAAGGCATTCCGCAACAGCCCCGAGCTGCGGATCGCGGTCACCGTGGACATGATCGCTACCGGGACCGACATCCCGCCACTGGAGTGCGTGTTCTTCCTGCGGGACGTCAAGAGCTGGGCCTACTTCGAGCAGATGAAGGGGCGCGGTTCGCGCACCGTGGACCCGGCGGAGTTCCAGGCGGTCACGCCGGACGCCGAGGTCAAGGAACGGTTCGTGATCGTCGACGCGGTCGGCGTCACGGACTCGCCCCGCGTGGACGCGCGCCCGCTCAACCGCGTCTCCGAGCGGAAGATCCCGCTGGAGCGGCTGATGGCCAAGACGGCCGGTCTGGCAATGACGGAGGACGAGGTCGCCACCCTGGCTGGCCGCCTCGCCCGCCTCGACCGGCAGCTCACCCCCGAGGAGCGCGAGGAGGTCGAGGAGCTGGCCGGGCAGCCGCTCCGGGAGATCGTCGGCGGCCTGGTCCGCTCCGTTGACCCCGACCAGCAGGAGCGGGCCCGGCGCATCGGCGGCGAGAAGCAGGTCCGGCAGGACATGCTCGACGCGCTGAAACCGATCGCCTCCAACGGCGAGCTGCGCGACCGCCTGCTGTCGATGCGCCGCGCCCACGACATCGTCATCGACGAGGTCAGCGTGGACGAGGTGAAGGAGGCGCGCGGCATCACGGCGGAGGAGCTGGCCATCCGCCGCGTGTCGTCCTGGCAGCAGTACCTAAAGGACCACCGTGACGAGATCGCCGCGCTCAGCCTCGCCTTCGGCGAGCGACGCGACCCGAAGGAGGTCTACCGGCGCCTGCGCGACCTGGCACGGAAGATCGAACGCCCCCCGTTCCAGTGGACCCCGGCCCGGCTTTACGACGCGTACGTGCAGCTGGGCAAGGCGTCCCGGCACCCGCGAGGAGCGGCCGGCGTGGTGGACCTGATCGGCCTGCTCCGCTTCGAGTTGGGGCTGGACCAGGAGGTACGGCCGTATCGGGCGCTGGTCGAGGAACGGTACGCGGCCTGGCGGGCCCGGCAGGAGCAGGCGGGGGCGGTGTTCACCCCGGACCAGGCGTGGTGGCTCGACAGGATCGTCGACGTGATAGCGACGGATGCGGCGATCGAGCCCGAGCACCTGAAGGACGTACCCTTCATCGAGCGCGGGGGCGTGGACGGATTCCTGCGGGACTTCGGGGCCGACCGGGGGGCTGAAATTCTAAACGAATTGGGACGGGAGTTGGGCGCGTGA